Proteins found in one Artemia franciscana chromosome 13, ASM3288406v1, whole genome shotgun sequence genomic segment:
- the LOC136034433 gene encoding zinc finger protein 664-like: MSSTLSTSDGIIQPELLGPKLIIVVKRLREKTIEELTAGIWRCDSCGKTEKSFLMLNLHFDTGCEKLSPIECDVCPAVARDYREFVPHFMEHQMGETRRCPICLCECTDDIKQHLIIKGHFSPNLSELDLKENALLLVSQNPSTNGCSNSHESESEAKSLENREIISNSHLHFKNRGKLERCPRTNTGKILNKCDVGKKRFFHSSSLNIHHRLHKDEKPFKCDVCNKCFTNNSNLIRHKRTHTCEKPFKCDVCNKSFSQSGNLNMHQRSHTGEKPFKCEVCNKGFSQSSHLNVHQRLHTGEKPFKCDVCNKCFSVNGNLIKHQRKHTGEKPFKCDVCNKGFSNSGDLIKHHRVHTGEKPFKCDVCNKGFSESSYLNTHKRLHTGEQPLNVTYVTNIFL; encoded by the coding sequence ATGAGTTCTACTTTGAGCACTTCTGATGGTATAATTCAACCAGAACTCTTAGGCCCAAAACTAATCATTGTCGTGAAAAGGCTGAGAGAGAAGACTATAGAAGAATTAACTGCTGGGATCTGGCGTTGTGACTCCTGTGGGAAAACAGAGAAATCATTTTTGATGCTGAATCTTCATTTTGACACTGGCTGTGAAAAACTTTCACCAATCGAGTGCGATGTCTGCCCTGCAGTAGCTCGTGATTACAGAGAGTTTGTTCCACATTTTATGGAACACCAAATGGGAGAAACAAGACGATGCCCCATTTGTTTGTGTGAATGCACTGATGATATAAAACAACATCTAATAATAAAAGGTCACTTTTCACCAAACCTATCTGAACTGGACCTGAAGGAAAATGCATTGCTATTGGTTTCACAGAATCCGTCCACTAACGGTTGCTCAAATTCACATGAATCAGAATCAGAAGCGAAAAGTTTAGAAAATCgggaaataatttctaatagtCACTTGCACTTTAAAAACCGcggaaaattagaaagatgTCCAAGAACAAACACGGGGAAAATACTAAATAAGTGTGATGTAGGCAAGAAACGCTTTTTTCATTCAAGCAGTTTGAATATTCACCATAGATTGCATAAAGATGAAAAACCGTTTAAGTGTGACGTGTGTAACAAATGTTTTACTAACAACAGCAATTTAATTAGACACAAGAGAACACACACAtgtgaaaaaccgtttaaatgtgacgtatgtaacaAAAGCTTTTCTCAATCAGGCAATTTGAATATGCACCAAAGATCGCacacaggtgaaaaaccgtttaaatgtgaggTATGTAACAAAGGCTTTTCTCAATCAAGCCATTTGAATGTGCACCAAAGATTgcatacaggtgaaaaaccgtttaaatgtgacgtatgtaacaAATGTTTTTCTGTAAACGGCAATTTAATTAAACACCAGAGAAAACacacaggtgaaaaaccgtttaaatgtgacgtatgtaacaAAGGTTTTTCTAATTCAGGCGATTTGATTAAGCACCACAGAGTgcatacaggtgaaaaaccgtttaaatgtgacgtatgtaacaAAGGCTTTTCTGAATCAAGTTATTTGAACACACACAAAAGATTGCATACAGGTGAACAACCTTTAAATGTGACAtatgtaacaaatatttttctgtaa